One stretch of Synergistes jonesii DNA includes these proteins:
- a CDS encoding saccharopine dehydrogenase family protein produces MNMKKKALLMGFGLQGHGALYDLIKFGDFEEIRVLDNREDLEEALNKFDSVSPAIVPIKGTITDRPLLESAIRGVDIVICLLPRDFALPMAELAVEMGTNYTCASYMGNFCNDEESRQRQKKRLEKLACEAKRKKITVLTQCGLDPGLDLLLAGEAVRQYDSVEDFISYGAGFPDIKAADNPISYKFTWTVEGVMRSYYRPARIIKDSKVVDIEPGEIFFDKNIHTLSIDELGGVLECFPNGDSAALAEELGIRNQVRSMGRYVCRWKGHCAFWRVFANCGFLKDEKVTVHGVSVDKIPFIAAILSAEPQFFYKDDEQDVTLTRVDVKGMRGGKKVRIIYQIIDKKDLTSGYTSMTRTVGFVVSMGAMMALNGELGEGGMITPVEMPFIKTVKELEKRGIIVTHKEYELDE; encoded by the coding sequence ATGAATATGAAAAAGAAAGCCCTTCTAATGGGTTTTGGTTTACAAGGACATGGCGCGCTATATGACTTAATTAAATTTGGCGACTTTGAAGAAATTCGTGTCCTCGACAACAGGGAGGACTTAGAAGAAGCTCTGAATAAATTTGATTCTGTGTCGCCGGCTATTGTGCCTATAAAGGGTACCATTACAGATAGGCCTCTTTTAGAATCCGCAATACGAGGCGTCGATATAGTAATTTGCCTTCTTCCAAGAGATTTTGCCCTGCCAATGGCAGAACTTGCCGTGGAGATGGGGACAAATTACACTTGTGCTTCATATATGGGAAATTTTTGTAACGATGAGGAGTCGCGCCAGCGGCAAAAAAAGCGCTTGGAGAAGCTTGCATGCGAGGCAAAAAGAAAGAAGATAACTGTTCTCACTCAATGCGGTCTTGATCCCGGACTTGATTTGCTGTTGGCTGGCGAGGCGGTGCGGCAGTATGACAGTGTGGAAGATTTTATTTCTTATGGGGCAGGCTTCCCAGATATTAAGGCCGCCGATAATCCTATTTCTTATAAGTTTACATGGACCGTCGAGGGGGTAATGCGCTCATACTATCGCCCTGCCAGAATCATAAAAGACAGCAAAGTCGTGGATATAGAACCAGGTGAAATATTTTTTGATAAGAACATTCATACTCTTTCGATAGACGAACTTGGCGGGGTCCTGGAATGTTTCCCTAACGGTGATTCTGCAGCTCTTGCAGAAGAGCTCGGTATAAGAAATCAAGTTCGGTCAATGGGCCGTTATGTCTGCCGTTGGAAAGGGCACTGTGCTTTTTGGCGCGTCTTTGCAAACTGTGGCTTTTTGAAAGATGAAAAAGTTACCGTGCACGGTGTGTCAGTAGATAAAATCCCCTTTATTGCCGCAATACTTTCAGCTGAGCCACAATTTTTTTATAAAGACGATGAACAGGATGTAACACTGACGCGCGTAGATGTAAAGGGAATGAGGGGGGGTAAAAAGGTTCGCATAATATATCAAATAATAGATAAAAAAGATTTAACTAGCGGATATACGTCAATGACGAGAACAGTCGGTTTTGTTGTAAGTATGGGGGCAATGATGGCACTCAATGGCGAACTGGGAGAAGGGGGAATG
- a CDS encoding MurR/RpiR family transcriptional regulator gives MKCKPVIEVLHKNAAQLTNKQRQVGSYIIANYQKVAFMNSRDLARNADVSESTVVRLISRLGYSRYTDFQKELQNILRSHINSLETLERYEAPPDNKRNAFYDVFSLEQTVISEALENIDENIFNSAVELLCDKQYVVLLGSGGDEVVAGYASKFMHLFRSGIIDLYIPDDIRLVQCMNVCNKENAVVLAYSTPRYYKRALNLASDLRDKGIKIIGVTDSKLAPLAPLSDCLFVTPIRYITMVDPLCSVMALTHAFLNGIAARNPEKVRERVSAYYEYTKRMDICVMDNIAVCI, from the coding sequence ATGAAATGCAAACCAGTTATAGAAGTATTACATAAAAATGCCGCGCAGCTGACTAATAAGCAGCGCCAGGTTGGAAGTTATATTATTGCTAATTACCAAAAGGTCGCTTTTATGAATTCGCGTGATTTAGCGAGAAATGCAGATGTCAGTGAATCTACTGTAGTACGCTTAATTTCTAGGCTCGGGTATTCCAGATATACAGACTTTCAAAAAGAATTGCAGAACATACTGCGAAGTCATATAAATAGTTTAGAAACGCTGGAGAGGTATGAGGCACCTCCTGATAATAAGAGAAATGCTTTTTACGATGTCTTCTCACTGGAACAGACGGTAATTTCAGAAGCTCTGGAAAATATTGATGAAAACATTTTTAACTCCGCAGTTGAGCTACTCTGCGATAAACAATATGTTGTTCTGCTTGGCTCAGGCGGAGACGAAGTTGTCGCCGGTTATGCCAGTAAATTCATGCACCTTTTCAGAAGCGGCATCATAGATCTTTATATTCCCGATGATATAAGACTTGTGCAATGCATGAATGTGTGCAATAAGGAAAATGCAGTTGTTTTAGCTTACAGTACTCCCAGGTACTATAAGAGGGCTTTGAACCTTGCGTCAGACCTTAGAGATAAAGGTATAAAAATTATAGGTGTAACCGACAGCAAACTTGCACCCCTCGCGCCATTGTCTGATTGTCTATTCGTGACCCCAATAAGATATATAACCATGGTAGATCCTCTGTGCTCAGTAATGGCACTAACTCACGCGTTTTTAAACGGCATTGCTGCTAGAAATCCGGAAAAAGTAAGGGAAAGAGTTTCAGCATATTATGAATACACTAAACGTATGGATATCTGCGTAATGGACAACATAGCAGTATGTATTTAG
- a CDS encoding GLUG motif-containing protein, with product MANYPAVIDGCSVKIDIDAKDATHVGGLVGTGLYYYGKETAFKITNCSVSGTIDGAVTPGTILGRSNEDSSYDEATRAKVKVLIDGKPSVAEVGTTDRMYESADQDG from the coding sequence GTGGCAAACTATCCAGCGGTTATAGACGGCTGCTCCGTGAAGATAGACATCGACGCAAAGGATGCGACGCACGTCGGCGGCCTCGTCGGCACCGGCCTTTACTACTACGGCAAGGAGACGGCCTTTAAGATCACGAACTGCTCCGTATCCGGCACCATCGACGGCGCCGTGACCCCCGGTACTATCCTCGGGCGCAGCAATGAGGATAGCTCGTATGACGAAGCGACGAGGGCGAAGGTGAAGGTACTTATCGACGGCAAGCCCTCGGTAGCCGAGGTCGGCACGACCGACCGCATGTACGAGAGCGCGGATCAGGACGGATAA